One Oryza glaberrima chromosome 10, OglaRS2, whole genome shotgun sequence DNA segment encodes these proteins:
- the LOC127752657 gene encoding uncharacterized protein LOC127752657, with amino-acid sequence MASVARALLLFAAVVCAAVIAVAAAADGEAAVAIVVGQAKCGECTRKNMKAQDAFKGLQVAIKCRNGDGEYESKAVGDLDGDGTFSVPLAADDLHGAADCFAQLHSATSSTPCPGQEPSKIVPLTDNGGDKANTFVAVAGKRMHSSTSPAECTSAFLYDYFHKHPFFDYFHKKPQGPEPKPDPKPTPLLPANGGGGGAGKGGGGAGKGGGGAEGNSGGAAPPPSSPPVYHDLSAMAAVARALLFAAIICAALVMAVTAAADGEAAVIVVGQAKCGECTRKNMKAQDAFKGLQVAIKCKNSDGEYESKAIGDLDGDGAFSVPLAADDLHGAADCFAQLHSAASSTPCPGQEPSKIVPLSSTTDNGVDKANTFVAVAGKRMYSSTSPAECTSAFLYDYFHKHPFFDYFHKKPQGPEPKPDPKPTPLPANGGGGGAGNGGGGAEGNSGGAAPSPSSPPVYH; translated from the exons ATGGCATCTGTAGCACGAGCACTACTactcttcgccgccgtcgtctgcgCCGCAGTGATAGCGGTTGCTGCCGCTgcggacggcgaggcggcggtggcgatcgtCGTCGGCCAGGCCAAGTGCGGCGAGTGCACCAGGAAGAACATGAAAGCGCAGGATGCTTTCAAgg GTCTCCAGGTGGCGATCAAGTGCAGGAATGGCGACGGCGAGTACGAGAGCAAGGCCGTCGGcgacctcgacggcgacggcaccTTCAGCgtgcccctcgccgccgacgacctccacggcgccgccgactGCTTCGCGCAGCTGCACAGCGCGACGAGCAGCACGCCGTGCCCCGGGCAGGAGCCGTCCAAGATCGTGCCGCTAACGGACAACGGCGGCGATAAGGCTAACaccttcgtcgccgtcgccggcaagagGATGCACTcctccacgtcgccggcggagtGCACGTCGGCGTTCCTGTACGACTACTTCCACAAGCACCCATTCTTCGACTATTTCCACAAGAAACCCCAAGGCCCCGAACCCAAGCCGGACCCCAAGCCGACGCCATTATTGCCGGCgaacggtggtggtggcggtgcgggaaagggtggtggcggtgcgggaaagggtggtggcggcgccgagggGAACAGTGGCGGAGCTGCGCCGCCTCCCAGCTCTCCGCCGGTCTACCAC GATTTATCAGCAATGGCAGCTGTAGCACGAGCACTACTCTTCGCCGCCATCATCTGCGCTGCCCTCGTGATGGCTGTCACCGCCGCTgcggacggcgaggcggcggtgatcGTCGTCGGCCAGGCCAAGTGCGGCGAGTGCACCAGGAAGAACATGAAGGCGCAGGACGCTTTCAAGG GTCTCCAGGTGGCGATCAAGTGCAAGAACAGCGACGGCGAGTACGAGAGCAAGGCCATCGGcgacctcgacggcgacggcgccttcagcgtgcccctcgccgccgacgacctccacggcgccgccgactGCTTCGCGCAGCTGCACAGCGCGGCGAGCAGCACGCCGTGCCCCGGGCAGGAGCCGTCCAAGATCGTGCCGCTGTCGTCAACAACGGACAACGGCGTCGATAAGGCTAACACCTTcgtggccgtcgccggcaaGAGGATGTACTcctccacgtcgccggcggagtGCACGTCGGCGTTCCTGTACGACTACTTCCACAAGCACCCCTTCTTCGACTATTTCCACAAGAAACCCCAAGGCCCCGAACCCAAGCCGGACCCCAAGCCGACGCCATTGCCGGCgaacggtggtggtggcggtgcaggaaacggtggtggcggcgccgagggGAACAGTGGCGGAGCTGCGCCGTCTCCCAGCTCTCCGCCGGTCTACCACTGA